One genomic segment of Sphingobacteriaceae bacterium includes these proteins:
- the rplI gene encoding 50S ribosomal protein L9, whose protein sequence is MKVILLMDHEKLGKQGEVVTVKPGYARNYLVPQGLAVPATKSNLKNLEQQLAAAAKRVQRELNEAQETAGKLSDQTVTVTARAGAGGRLFGSITAQQVAEAINQAYGTNLDRRRVHLPEPLRQVGTHQVELRLHPEVRTQVNVEVVAVEG, encoded by the coding sequence ATGAAGGTGATCCTGCTGATGGATCATGAAAAATTGGGCAAGCAGGGTGAAGTGGTCACCGTCAAGCCGGGCTATGCCCGCAACTACTTGGTTCCTCAAGGCTTGGCCGTTCCGGCTACCAAGAGCAATCTGAAAAACCTGGAGCAGCAGCTGGCTGCCGCGGCCAAGCGGGTCCAGCGGGAGTTGAACGAGGCCCAGGAGACGGCCGGCAAGTTGTCGGACCAGACGGTCACCGTAACGGCCCGGGCCGGTGCGGGCGGCCGCCTCTTCGGCTCCATCACCGCCCAGCAGGTGGCCGAGGCCATCAACCAAGCCTACGGCACCAATCTGGACCGGCGCAGGGTGCACCTGCCGGAACCCCTGCGCCAGGTGGGCACCCACCAGGTGGAATTGCGCCTGCACCCGGAGGTGCGGACCCAGGTCAATGTCGAAGTAGTAGCTGTAGAAGGCTGA
- the ssb gene encoding single-stranded DNA-binding protein: MNVVVLVGRLAQDPELRHTPAGRPVSNFTLAVTRPFANQQGERETDFIDIVVWGRQAETVAQYLGKGRLAAVKGRLQIRSYETADGQRRRVAEVVADDVRFLDRPRDQAPASGPAGGMEDDPFSGDAFDPFAGDDGMNNDLDDDVPF, translated from the coding sequence ATGAACGTGGTAGTGCTGGTCGGCAGGCTGGCCCAGGATCCCGAATTGCGCCATACGCCTGCCGGCAGGCCCGTGAGCAACTTCACCCTGGCGGTGACCAGGCCCTTCGCCAACCAGCAGGGTGAGCGGGAGACCGATTTCATCGACATCGTCGTGTGGGGACGCCAGGCCGAGACGGTAGCCCAGTATCTGGGCAAGGGCCGGCTGGCGGCGGTCAAGGGCCGCCTGCAGATCCGTAGCTACGAGACCGCCGACGGCCAGCGGCGCCGGGTGGCCGAAGTGGTGGCCGACGACGTCCGCTTTTTGGACCGCCCCCGGGATCAAGCCCCTGCTTCCGGTCCGGCCGGCGGCATGGAGGACGACCCCTTCAGCGGAGATGCCTTCGACCCCTTCGCCGGGGACGACGGCATGAACAACGACCTGGACGACGATGTGCCCTTCTGA
- a CDS encoding branched-chain amino acid ABC transporter permease, which yields MLQYLANGVVVGSIIALTAVGLTLVYSILRITNFAHGDYVAIGAYTALFLNMSYGISPRQALPVAIIMGAVTAVVLELVLWRRMRRRRAGPVALIVASIGLALFLRNGLVFLFSPAHRAYKVPIHRAEAILGLPVRLTGDQKFIIIVALLLVVLLHLMLRYTVIGKAMRAMSDNMDLAWTCGVDVDRIVLWAWVAAGGLAAAGGVLYAMTRPVYPELGWHLLLPMFAAIILGGIRNPYGAILGGLLIGIAQEASVMVVRNEYKMAVGFVVLILTLFLRPQGLLGEETYR from the coding sequence GTGCTACAATACCTGGCCAATGGGGTCGTGGTGGGCTCCATCATAGCCCTCACCGCCGTGGGACTGACCCTCGTATACAGCATCTTGCGCATAACAAACTTCGCCCACGGCGACTATGTAGCAATCGGGGCATACACTGCTTTGTTCCTGAACATGTCCTACGGCATATCCCCGCGCCAGGCCCTGCCCGTGGCCATCATCATGGGAGCGGTCACGGCGGTGGTCCTCGAGCTGGTCCTCTGGCGCCGCATGCGGCGCCGCCGGGCCGGCCCGGTGGCCCTCATCGTGGCGTCCATCGGCTTGGCCCTCTTCTTGCGCAACGGCCTGGTGTTCCTCTTCAGCCCCGCCCACCGGGCCTACAAGGTGCCCATCCATCGGGCGGAGGCCATCCTCGGCCTGCCGGTGCGCCTAACCGGCGACCAGAAATTCATCATCATCGTCGCCCTGCTTCTGGTGGTCCTTCTCCACCTGATGCTGCGGTACACCGTCATCGGCAAGGCCATGCGGGCCATGTCCGACAACATGGACCTGGCCTGGACCTGCGGTGTGGACGTGGATCGCATCGTTCTCTGGGCATGGGTCGCCGCCGGCGGTCTCGCCGCCGCCGGCGGCGTCCTTTACGCCATGACCCGGCCGGTATACCCGGAGCTGGGCTGGCATCTCCTCCTGCCCATGTTCGCCGCCATCATCCTGGGCGGCATCCGCAACCCTTACGGGGCCATCCTGGGAGGCCTGCTCATCGGCATCGCCCAGGAGGCGTCCGTAATGGTGGTGCGGAATGAATACAAGATGGCCGTCGGCTTCGTGGTTCTCATCCTGACGTTGTTCCTGCGCCCCCAAGGGTTGCTGGGGGAGGAGACTTACCGGTGA
- a CDS encoding branched-chain amino acid ABC transporter permease, whose translation MIAYIADFLTLAAIFTVFVLGLNLQFGITGLINFGHVGFMAIGSYTMVILMLRAGWHWLPAGLGGIAVAALFSLFIGLAALRLREDYLAIVTIGVAEIVRMVANNEVWLTRGPQGMFGFATPLDGLGLSVHEYRVAFLILCVSVMLAVLAVITFATNSPWGRVLKGIREDEDVAMSLGKNTRVFKIQSLALGSAFAGLAGALMAFHLRFINPHQFQPLTTFEGWMIMVLGGTGNHWAMALGSILYFGLFRITRPFEQVGLGGLSGQQIAAMRIMLVGLALILLMMYRPQGLTGRKEELSLDR comes from the coding sequence GTGATTGCATACATAGCGGACTTTCTCACCTTGGCGGCAATCTTCACCGTATTCGTCCTGGGCCTGAACCTGCAGTTCGGCATCACCGGGCTCATCAACTTCGGCCACGTGGGCTTCATGGCCATCGGCTCCTACACCATGGTCATCCTGATGCTCAGGGCCGGCTGGCACTGGCTGCCCGCCGGCCTGGGGGGCATCGCCGTGGCGGCCCTGTTCAGCCTGTTCATCGGCTTGGCTGCCCTGCGCCTCCGGGAAGACTACCTGGCCATCGTCACCATCGGCGTGGCCGAAATCGTGCGCATGGTGGCCAACAACGAGGTGTGGCTCACCCGGGGCCCCCAGGGCATGTTCGGCTTCGCCACCCCCTTGGACGGCTTGGGCCTGTCGGTGCACGAGTACCGGGTGGCCTTCCTCATCTTGTGCGTCTCGGTCATGCTGGCCGTGCTGGCCGTCATCACCTTCGCCACCAACTCCCCGTGGGGACGGGTCCTGAAAGGCATTCGCGAGGACGAAGACGTAGCCATGTCCCTGGGCAAGAACACCCGGGTCTTCAAGATCCAATCCCTGGCCTTGGGCTCGGCCTTCGCCGGCCTGGCCGGGGCTCTCATGGCCTTCCACCTGCGCTTCATCAACCCCCACCAGTTCCAGCCCCTCACCACCTTCGAGGGGTGGATGATCATGGTGCTGGGGGGCACCGGCAACCATTGGGCCATGGCCTTGGGCTCCATCCTATACTTCGGCCTGTTCCGCATCACCCGGCCCTTCGAACAGGTGGGCCTGGGCGGCCTGTCGGGCCAGCAGATCGCCGCCATGCGCATCATGCTGGTGGGCTTGGCCTTGATCCTGCTCATGATGTACCGGCCCCAAGGCTTGACGGGCCGCAAGGAGGAGTTGAGCCTTGACCGCTGA
- a CDS encoding DUF951 domain-containing protein produces the protein MPGEHKFRLGDVVRLRKAHPCGDDRWEVLRTGADFRMRCLGCNRVVMVPRSRFERSVKAVLGSVQDGYLAESQQDVDRGRAAGRKK, from the coding sequence ATGCCGGGAGAACATAAGTTCAGGCTGGGCGATGTGGTCAGGTTGCGAAAAGCCCACCCCTGCGGTGATGACCGCTGGGAGGTGTTGCGGACGGGCGCCGACTTCCGCATGCGATGCCTGGGCTGCAACCGGGTAGTGATGGTCCCGCGGAGCCGCTTTGAGCGGTCCGTCAAGGCCGTTTTGGGCTCGGTCCAGGACGGCTACCTGGCGGAAAGCCAGCAGGACGTGGACCGCGGCCGGGCGGCCGGCCGCAAAAAGTGA
- a CDS encoding YybS family protein, which yields MTEHNAGGPLEGSRTRALAEGALLAALAVVLVVAATLIPPLFILSFVAPAPLVVAVVRHGLRMGLLAGAVAGVLLAVFLGLQALPAGLTLVATGVGLGNGLRRRWSIEAVLGLGTLVSLGAILVSLWISLQVAGIDLIDMILTSTQASYQRSLELWQQIYERMGTNVDIAPIEAELERVMELLPLLVPGILVGTAAVTSFANYAAAAAPLRRLGNPVPELPPFARWQLPPAAVYALVGVFVILRGVEQLGGQIPSTVLPALMSTAWLLQVAVMVNGLATAYFFLRRWRLGKGFAVVLLVFGFLNPWFQALFFWLGFLEPLLQVRVRVEQRENRSGGDTNEGDPADGS from the coding sequence TTGACCGAGCATAATGCCGGCGGTCCCTTGGAAGGAAGCCGCACCCGGGCTCTGGCGGAAGGGGCGCTGCTGGCGGCCCTGGCCGTAGTGCTGGTGGTGGCCGCCACCTTGATCCCGCCCTTGTTCATATTGTCCTTTGTGGCACCGGCCCCCTTGGTGGTGGCCGTCGTCCGCCACGGCCTGCGCATGGGGCTGCTGGCCGGGGCGGTGGCGGGTGTCCTGCTGGCCGTCTTTCTGGGCCTCCAGGCCCTGCCGGCCGGGCTCACCCTGGTGGCCACCGGCGTGGGCCTGGGCAACGGCCTGCGCCGGCGCTGGAGCATCGAGGCGGTGCTGGGGCTGGGCACCCTGGTCTCCCTGGGAGCCATCCTGGTCTCCTTGTGGATCAGCCTGCAGGTGGCCGGCATCGACCTGATCGACATGATCCTCACCAGCACCCAGGCCAGCTACCAGCGCTCCCTGGAGCTTTGGCAGCAGATTTACGAGCGCATGGGCACCAACGTTGACATAGCGCCCATTGAAGCCGAGCTGGAACGGGTCATGGAACTGCTGCCCCTTTTGGTGCCGGGCATTTTGGTGGGCACCGCCGCCGTGACGTCCTTCGCCAATTACGCTGCGGCCGCCGCCCCCTTGCGCCGCCTGGGCAACCCGGTGCCGGAACTGCCCCCCTTCGCCCGCTGGCAACTGCCGCCGGCGGCCGTCTACGCCTTGGTGGGCGTGTTCGTCATCCTCCGCGGGGTGGAGCAATTGGGGGGCCAGATCCCGTCCACCGTGCTGCCGGCCTTGATGAGCACCGCCTGGCTCCTGCAGGTGGCGGTGATGGTTAACGGCCTGGCCACCGCCTATTTCTTCCTGCGCCGCTGGCGCCTGGGCAAGGGCTTTGCGGTGGTTTTGCTGGTGTTCGGCTTTCTCAACCCGTGGTTTCAGGCCCTGTTTTTCTGGTTGGGCTTTCTGGAGCCGCTGCTCCAGGTGAGAGTCCGGGTGGAGCAGCGGGAAAATCGGTCGGGAGGTGACACCAATGAAGGTGATCCTGCTGATGGATCATGA
- the rpsR gene encoding 30S ribosomal protein S18, translating to MARRERRRRRKVCTFCVDKIRVVDYKDAGRLRRFLTERGKILPRRISGNCANHQRQLTRAIKRARQLALLPYVID from the coding sequence GTGGCACGACGTGAGCGCCGGCGGCGCCGCAAGGTTTGCACCTTCTGCGTCGACAAGATCCGTGTGGTGGACTACAAGGATGCCGGCCGGCTCCGCCGGTTCCTGACGGAACGGGGCAAGATCCTGCCTCGCCGGATTTCCGGCAACTGCGCCAACCACCAGCGTCAGCTGACCCGGGCCATCAAGCGGGCCCGGCAATTGGCCCTGCTCCCTTATGTCATTGATTGA
- a CDS encoding ABC transporter substrate-binding protein yields MRKRWLTLLPVLLIAALILAACGGGGQQPADDEGDGAPVDSDAIKLGILLPETGDLGWLGAPMVQAAKLAVKIVNENGGILGREVVAVAVDTQTDDVAARDGIEYLINVEGVQAVVGAAGSGETMAALAQAVPGQVVMVSPSATSPDFTTYEDDGFFFRTAPSDALQGAVMAKLAWDESCSTATTIALNNPYGVGFKNVFAETYAALGGEVAADILFDPAGTTFTSEVQQIADAGADCVIVIAYPETGSIILREAYTQGILDVDRWFLSEGLQSDELADLVGQDDEGKYVIEGIRGTQPKSVGGDTYDAFVAAYEAEYGEPPTGPFEAHTFDAALLILFAIEQAGVYDGAAIRDHIASVASPEGEAVSEVARALELIRAGEEINYEGASGSVDMDEVGDVTAEYEMWRITADGSIEILGDVALPE; encoded by the coding sequence GTGAGAAAACGGTGGCTTACATTGTTGCCCGTGCTTCTTATCGCCGCCTTGATCTTGGCTGCCTGCGGCGGCGGCGGCCAGCAGCCGGCGGACGATGAGGGGGACGGCGCTCCGGTGGACTCCGATGCCATCAAGCTGGGCATCCTCCTGCCGGAAACGGGCGACCTGGGCTGGTTGGGTGCGCCCATGGTTCAGGCCGCCAAGCTGGCGGTTAAGATTGTCAACGAAAACGGCGGCATTCTCGGCCGCGAAGTCGTGGCAGTGGCCGTCGACACCCAGACCGATGACGTAGCCGCCCGCGACGGCATCGAATACTTGATTAACGTTGAAGGCGTCCAGGCGGTGGTCGGCGCCGCCGGCTCCGGTGAAACCATGGCCGCCTTGGCCCAGGCAGTGCCCGGCCAGGTCGTAATGGTTTCCCCCAGCGCCACGTCGCCGGATTTCACCACCTATGAGGACGACGGCTTCTTCTTCCGCACGGCGCCCTCCGACGCCCTGCAAGGTGCCGTCATGGCCAAGCTGGCTTGGGATGAGAGCTGCAGCACGGCCACAACCATCGCTCTGAACAACCCCTACGGCGTGGGCTTCAAGAACGTGTTCGCCGAGACCTATGCTGCCCTGGGCGGCGAGGTGGCTGCGGACATCCTGTTCGACCCCGCCGGCACCACCTTCACCAGTGAGGTCCAGCAGATCGCCGATGCCGGCGCCGACTGCGTGATCGTCATCGCCTATCCCGAAACGGGCTCCATCATCTTGCGGGAAGCCTACACCCAAGGGATACTGGACGTGGACCGCTGGTTCCTGAGCGAAGGCCTCCAGTCCGACGAGTTGGCGGACCTGGTGGGCCAGGATGATGAAGGCAAGTATGTCATCGAGGGCATTAGGGGCACCCAGCCCAAGTCTGTAGGCGGCGATACTTACGATGCTTTCGTAGCAGCATACGAAGCCGAATACGGCGAACCGCCCACGGGTCCCTTTGAGGCCCATACCTTCGATGCGGCCCTGTTGATCCTGTTCGCCATCGAGCAGGCCGGCGTCTACGACGGTGCGGCCATCCGGGACCACATCGCCTCCGTGGCCAGCCCCGAAGGCGAGGCTGTGTCCGAAGTGGCCCGCGCTCTGGAACTGATCCGGGCCGGCGAGGAGATCAACTACGAGGGTGCTTCCGGCAGCGTCGACATGGACGAAGTCGGTGACGTGACCGCCGAATACGAAATGTGGCGGATCACCGCCGACGGCTCCATCGAGATCCTCGGCGATGTAGCGCTGCCCGAGTAA
- a CDS encoding MazG-like family protein, producing the protein MTGDQQPIDVARNARTVEWLKAELAGGLAGVFRAMWSGRTDAVTESLAVIVMTAYLLARRLGVSFSQLDSKLMGYLRTNIEEEHEIERWYGDLSALSEHWQNRRGSLS; encoded by the coding sequence GTGACCGGAGACCAGCAGCCCATAGACGTGGCCCGCAATGCCCGTACGGTGGAATGGCTCAAGGCCGAACTGGCCGGCGGCCTGGCCGGCGTCTTCCGGGCCATGTGGAGCGGGCGCACCGATGCCGTGACGGAGTCCTTGGCCGTCATCGTCATGACGGCTTATTTGCTGGCCCGGCGGCTGGGGGTCAGCTTCAGCCAGCTGGACAGCAAGTTGATGGGATACTTGCGCACCAACATCGAAGAGGAACACGAGATCGAGCGGTGGTATGGCGACTTGTCGGCCCTTTCTGAACATTGGCAAAATCGCCGCGGGAGCCTGTCTTGA
- a CDS encoding CvpA family protein has protein sequence MLQGLLPAGILDYILLTLIILGLVRGFSAGFVRTAVSLAGFIAAWLVAGRLAPVGALWLDQRYGVTDRLTAWAELWTPAVPALGDLQFPGNGEFLPDLPGLNGSVPWQQVLPWLSGVALPAAAVTWGGTVLLMAVFLALLIVLLVLVNVVADRLGRMARFTFITALGDRLLGAALGALRSAVLLALVTGFLLMLPPIGPGALVRASLADSVYGQKLTVLFYWLSPWLLRGLQALIG, from the coding sequence ATGCTGCAAGGCTTGTTGCCCGCTGGGATCCTCGACTACATCCTGCTGACTTTGATCATCCTTGGCCTTGTCCGGGGCTTTTCCGCCGGCTTCGTCCGCACCGCCGTCTCCTTGGCGGGCTTCATCGCCGCCTGGTTGGTGGCGGGCCGCCTGGCCCCCGTGGGCGCCCTCTGGCTGGACCAGCGCTACGGGGTGACGGACCGGCTGACCGCCTGGGCCGAGCTTTGGACCCCGGCGGTGCCGGCGCTGGGCGACCTCCAGTTCCCCGGGAACGGTGAATTCCTGCCGGACTTGCCCGGCTTGAACGGCTCCGTCCCCTGGCAGCAAGTTCTGCCTTGGCTCAGCGGCGTCGCTCTTCCCGCTGCCGCCGTCACCTGGGGCGGCACCGTCCTGTTGATGGCGGTGTTCCTGGCGCTGCTCATCGTCCTGCTGGTGCTGGTGAACGTGGTGGCCGACCGGTTGGGGCGGATGGCCCGCTTCACCTTCATCACCGCTTTGGGCGACCGCCTGCTGGGCGCCGCCCTGGGCGCCCTCCGGTCGGCGGTCCTCCTGGCCCTGGTGACGGGCTTCCTTCTCATGCTCCCCCCCATCGGGCCGGGGGCCTTGGTCCGTGCATCCCTGGCCGATTCGGTGTATGGTCAGAAATTGACAGTCCTATTCTACTGGTTGAGCCCGTGGCTCCTCAGGGGCCTCCAGGCCCTGATCGGCTAA
- the yyaC gene encoding spore protease YyaC: protein MMQEWRGGAAGPPPAASRPAQALTRDEWRVHYGAPGAADALAHEFRRRLLPLMEAGGPNPETLFVCIGTDRSTGDALGPLVGSLLLEGGLPEAWVVGTLANPVHATNMGTVLAMLRHRRPRPVTVAVDACLGRADNVGMVALGTGALRPGAGVKKELPPVGDLYITGNVNVGGFMEYFVLQNTRLSLVMDMARVIAAGLLQALIPPGPDTGR from the coding sequence ATGATGCAGGAATGGCGGGGCGGAGCAGCGGGACCTCCCCCGGCGGCCTCCCGGCCGGCCCAGGCCTTGACCAGGGATGAATGGCGGGTCCACTACGGGGCGCCCGGTGCGGCGGACGCTTTGGCCCACGAGTTTCGCCGGCGGCTGCTGCCCCTGATGGAAGCCGGCGGCCCCAACCCTGAAACCCTCTTCGTCTGCATCGGCACCGATCGCTCCACGGGGGACGCCTTAGGCCCCCTGGTGGGCTCCCTCCTGCTGGAGGGGGGCCTGCCCGAGGCATGGGTGGTGGGCACCTTGGCCAACCCGGTTCATGCCACCAACATGGGCACGGTGCTGGCCATGCTGCGGCACCGCCGGCCCCGGCCGGTGACCGTGGCCGTTGACGCCTGCCTGGGCCGGGCCGACAACGTGGGCATGGTGGCCCTGGGCACCGGCGCCCTGCGCCCCGGGGCAGGGGTAAAAAAAGAACTGCCGCCCGTAGGCGACCTTTACATTACCGGCAATGTCAACGTGGGCGGCTTCATGGAGTATTTCGTGCTGCAGAACACCCGTCTTAGCCTGGTGATGGATATGGCGCGGGTTATTGCTGCTGGACTGCTGCAGGCTTTGATCCCGCCTGGCCCAGATACAGGTCGATGA
- a CDS encoding ABC transporter ATP-binding protein: protein MTGEALLQARDLVVGYTDLNILHGVHLTVHRGEIVTIIGPNGAGKSTLAKTVVGLLRPRRGSILFDGNELAGMSPSQIVRYGISYVPQVRNVFPNLTVRENLEVGGYLLGRRAAQAIQRIYEMFPDLAAKDRDKAGTLSGGQRQMLAMGRALILDPKLLVLDEPSAGLSPKMVEHIFTKIQEINAAGCTILMVEQNARRALAMSRRGYVLDMGRNAMEDTGENLLSDPRVIDLYLGQAGSKPAAVQQQ from the coding sequence ATGACGGGCGAGGCGCTGCTCCAGGCCCGGGATCTGGTGGTGGGCTACACCGACTTGAACATCCTGCATGGGGTCCACCTGACGGTCCACCGGGGGGAGATCGTCACCATCATCGGCCCCAACGGCGCCGGCAAGTCCACCTTGGCCAAGACGGTGGTGGGCCTGCTCCGGCCCCGCCGGGGCAGCATCCTGTTCGACGGCAACGAACTGGCCGGCATGTCGCCCTCCCAAATCGTGCGCTACGGCATCAGCTACGTGCCCCAGGTGCGCAACGTGTTTCCCAACTTGACGGTGCGGGAAAACCTGGAAGTAGGGGGCTATCTCCTGGGCCGGCGGGCGGCCCAGGCCATCCAACGCATCTACGAGATGTTCCCCGACCTGGCCGCCAAGGATCGGGACAAGGCCGGGACCTTGTCCGGCGGCCAGCGGCAGATGCTGGCCATGGGCCGGGCCTTGATCCTGGACCCCAAGCTCCTGGTCTTGGACGAGCCCTCGGCCGGCCTGTCCCCCAAGATGGTGGAGCACATTTTTACGAAAATTCAGGAAATCAACGCCGCGGGCTGCACCATCCTCATGGTGGAGCAGAACGCCCGCCGGGCTTTGGCCATGTCCCGCCGGGGCTACGTTCTGGACATGGGGCGCAACGCCATGGAGGACACCGGCGAGAACCTCCTGTCGGATCCCCGGGTCATCGACCTGTATCTGGGCCAGGCGGGATCAAAGCCTGCAGCAGTCCAGCAGCAATAA
- a CDS encoding ABC transporter ATP-binding protein has translation MTAEAVAPDQGAPGPAPDQAPPGPRPAGETILAARELSKSFDGFQAVRRVSFHVNSREIVGLIGPNGAGKTTLFNIVSRYMPADTGTIQFKGEAVEKLPAHQLARRGLVRTFQISRVFSRMTVLENLCFAAADQYGEALWQAFFSPRRMRAKERELRQRAREMLQYFRLGHMADQYAGSLSGGQRKLLEMARALMTEPDMLLLDEPMAGVNPALKEQLLEHILDLRSRGLTFLIVEHDMDMIMRISDRIIAMAHGEVVAQGEPAAVARDPRVVDAYLGASS, from the coding sequence TTGACCGCTGAAGCCGTGGCCCCCGACCAAGGCGCCCCCGGCCCTGCCCCGGACCAGGCTCCCCCTGGGCCCCGCCCGGCCGGGGAAACCATATTGGCGGCCCGGGAACTGTCCAAGTCCTTCGACGGCTTCCAGGCTGTGCGCCGGGTATCTTTTCACGTGAATTCCCGGGAAATCGTGGGCCTCATCGGCCCCAACGGCGCCGGCAAGACCACTTTGTTCAACATCGTCAGCCGCTACATGCCCGCCGACACCGGCACCATCCAATTCAAAGGTGAAGCGGTGGAAAAGCTGCCCGCCCACCAACTGGCCCGCCGGGGCCTGGTGCGCACCTTCCAAATCAGCCGGGTCTTCTCCCGCATGACGGTGCTGGAGAACTTGTGCTTCGCCGCTGCCGACCAGTACGGCGAGGCCTTGTGGCAGGCTTTTTTCAGCCCCCGGCGCATGCGCGCTAAAGAAAGGGAGCTTCGCCAGCGGGCCCGGGAAATGCTCCAGTACTTCCGCCTGGGGCATATGGCCGACCAGTATGCCGGCAGCCTGTCGGGGGGCCAGCGGAAGCTGCTGGAGATGGCCCGGGCCTTGATGACCGAGCCCGACATGCTGCTTCTGGACGAGCCCATGGCCGGCGTCAACCCGGCTTTGAAGGAGCAGCTCTTGGAGCACATCCTGGACTTGCGCTCCCGCGGCCTTACCTTTTTAATAGTGGAACACGACATGGACATGATCATGCGCATTTCCGACCGCATCATCGCCATGGCCCACGGCGAGGTGGTCGCCCAAGGCGAGCCCGCCGCCGTGGCCCGGGACCCGCGGGTGGTAGATGCGTACTTGGGGGCTTCTTCATGA
- a CDS encoding mechanosensitive ion channel family protein, whose translation MTGLPLQEVWQNWVAPENLSNLLAKGGRIVLILVAAHFAIRLLTAAVTRFLAIEAEHEIVAQSRARTLTGLMRSVIRYAVDLVAGLAVLDTIGVPIGPMLAGAGVASLAIGFGAQHLVRDLIAGFFILYEDQFDVGDYIQAAGVEGFVEEMGLRITKIRDLGGQVHIVPNGSLELITNFSQGPLRVSFTVTIPYEEDLEKAVAAIDEALAKVSADVDDIVEPPRVLGVQDLTAGGADLLIWGRVKPGTQWATTRMLRQAVKEALDAVGIAAPYPRQIWLEPPEIVRKEGTDRDAGRT comes from the coding sequence ATGACAGGGTTGCCCCTCCAAGAAGTTTGGCAAAATTGGGTGGCGCCCGAAAACCTATCCAATCTGCTGGCCAAAGGGGGCCGCATCGTACTCATTTTGGTGGCGGCCCATTTCGCCATCCGCCTGCTGACGGCCGCCGTAACCCGGTTCCTGGCCATCGAGGCCGAGCACGAAATCGTGGCCCAGTCCCGGGCCCGCACCTTGACTGGCCTGATGCGCAGCGTCATCCGCTACGCCGTAGATTTGGTGGCCGGCCTGGCAGTGCTGGACACCATCGGCGTGCCCATCGGCCCCATGCTGGCCGGGGCGGGGGTGGCTTCCCTGGCCATCGGCTTCGGCGCCCAGCACCTGGTGCGGGACTTGATCGCCGGCTTCTTCATTCTTTATGAGGACCAGTTCGATGTGGGCGACTACATCCAGGCGGCGGGCGTGGAAGGCTTCGTAGAGGAAATGGGCCTCCGGATCACGAAAATTCGTGACCTCGGCGGCCAGGTGCATATCGTGCCCAACGGCAGCTTGGAACTCATTACGAACTTTTCCCAAGGACCCCTGCGGGTTTCCTTTACGGTCACCATTCCGTATGAAGAAGACCTGGAAAAGGCCGTGGCCGCCATCGACGAAGCCTTGGCCAAAGTCTCGGCCGACGTTGATGATATTGTAGAGCCACCCCGGGTGCTGGGCGTCCAGGACTTGACCGCCGGGGGCGCCGATCTGCTCATCTGGGGGCGGGTCAAGCCCGGCACCCAGTGGGCCACCACCCGGATGCTGCGGCAGGCGGTGAAGGAGGCGCTGGATGCCGTGGGCATCGCCGCCCCATACCCCCGCCAGATCTGGCTGGAGCCGCCGGAAATCGTCAGGAAGGAGGGCACGGACCGTGATGCCGGGAGAACATAA
- the rpsF gene encoding 30S ribosomal protein S6, with the protein MRPYELVFILRPDLEEDAVQATIDRMAQIIEQGGGQVENIDRWGKRRLAYEIQGYREGNYTVLQFQSDQSVTQELERVLQLSEDVVRYLTVRRDEAV; encoded by the coding sequence ATGCGGCCTTACGAACTGGTCTTTATCCTGCGTCCCGACCTGGAAGAGGACGCCGTCCAAGCCACCATCGATCGCATGGCCCAGATCATCGAACAGGGCGGCGGCCAGGTGGAAAACATCGACCGGTGGGGCAAACGGCGGCTGGCCTATGAAATCCAAGGCTACCGTGAGGGCAACTATACCGTCCTTCAATTCCAATCCGACCAATCTGTAACGCAAGAATTGGAACGGGTCCTGCAGCTGTCGGAGGATGTAGTGCGCTACCTGACGGTCCGGCGGGATGAGGCCGTTTAG